AGCATATGTTTTTCTAAGGCTATGACCTGTAATCTGCTTTAAGTTGATATCTGGTTCATTTGCAACCTCTTTGAGTATGTCAGAAAAACTATCTTCACCAATATATTGACTTCCTTTTCCTTTGTTGCTGATGAATGCATACTCTGAAGCTTTTCTACCTTGAACAAATTTCTTAAGTATTACTTCCAAAGAAGGAACAATTTCATGTTTTCTTGGCTTTGGTTCTTTTTGTGTAGAATTAGGATGTTTGAATTTATGTGTCCTCCATGCCTTAATCTGCTTACTTTCTTGAATTTCAAAGAAACCATTTTCTAAGCTTACCCTGATATCGCCAACTGTTAAGCAGACTAAATCTTGCATTCGATATCCTGTAGCTACTCCTAGTAAAAATAGAGTTATGTTTCTTTCCTTGAACTTGCTGCTCTTCTCTTCCAGCCTATACTTGAACCGATCATATGATTCTTCTGGTATAGGTTTTGCTGGCTTCTTTTTTGACACTTCATATTCCACCTCCTTCATTTGGGCATGAAAAAAGCCCTGTAGTATAACAAGGCTTCTTAAAAGTATATAAATCTTACTACTAGCATATTAACATGTGTAATACCGTAAAATACCGTAAATTTTATATTGCTGTTTCTTCCTTTATTTTTTTTATATATTTCTCTAATGAACTTAAAGAAATATGAATCTTATTTGCAATTTTCCAGTTAGGCATTCTTGGATTTTTTATTTTATACATTATGTATTGTTTTTTAATATCAGCTAAGCTATTAATTGTTTTTTCTAACCCTTTTCTTTGACCATATAATTCTTCTAGTTCCTCTTCTAATTCTTTTATAAAACCAGTCAATATTTTGATATTATTAGCTGTAGTAAATATATCTTGTTGATAAAGAGAAGTTTGTATTTTATCTTGGCTATAGTCAATACCTTTTACTTCTAAGGGAATATATATTTTCATATTCTTTTGTAAATCCCTTTTTGCTGTTATTAATTGACTTTCCTGTACAGCTATACGTTCTGTTATCCTTCTGTATTCATCTATTATGTTCACATTATCGCCTTCTTCCTTTGTTAAATAGTCCTTTAAGGTAGTTATATATTTTTAAATTTTGCACTTCAACATACACTTTGTTACCAGTTTTTATTTACTGTAAATGATGTTTTTTTATCTATCTCCATTCCATTGTAAGTAAGTAAACTATTTATGTTATACTTCTTACTTCCATGTTTAAGAGGTAGATCAACATTCTCCAAGTTCACCAAAATGGGATCTTCAAAAAGAGACCATTCCGATACTTCGGGTCGTACCGTTATTTCTACTTTATTATTAGGCATTTCTTTATATTCAGATCTATATCTCTCTAATTCGATTTTTACCCGTGCCTTTATTATCAATCTTTTACCTGTTTTACTATACCATACATTAATAGAAAGTAATTTTATCTTTATTGATTTCCATATAGGCTTTACAAGAGGGTTTAATCTTGTAACCTTAGTATTAATAGGTATACCTTTATCACTTAATCCTATGTTGACACAATAGGTAATGGCTTCTCGTGTTCCTTCACGAACCACACTACACTTCTCTTCTTCAGGAATTATTGGTTTTTGTATATGCTCACAATCAATTGCTTGAAGAATTACCTCAACACTAACCCCAGTAGTAAATGAAATAAAGCTAACTTTAATTATCCCATAAACATCAGCAGTATGAATATCTATACTTTCTAAAAACTCCTTGATAACTGTTTTTCTTGTATGATAATCTGTATAACGAACTCTTCCTTTAGCCAAAGCATCTCCTATTTCACTATATGAAATTCGATAACACCCAGTACCTATGTATGAAAGCAAAGATGCCCATGGTCCCCAAGCTCCAAAGCCAGCTAAAGAAGGTGGTGCCCAAACTGTAGTACGAACCATTATTCTTAATCCCCTTTAAAACTTTAATATAATATAATATTCTTATATACATGGTTATGTTCCTCTATGCTTTATTAATTATTATGACATTTAGAATACCTGTATTTATTTTAATCAAGTAAGGTATCCCTTTACTAAACCAAGCCTTTGTGCCTATATTTGCATACCTAAACAATGTGATATAATATCTTATTGGAGGTGATTTTAATGAACCTTATCACAATATTTTTTATACTAGTTAGTATAGCTAACTTCATTGGTTGTATTTATTACTTTGTGTCTTCAAACATATCACTAGCTATTTTCTGTGGATTTGCTGCTTTATTGAGTATCCTTAAAGTACTTTCAGACAAAGAGAAGTTAAAAGCTGAAAAGGATACAATCAAACAATAATATATACATCGCTAGAGGATTATTCCCTCTAGCAGTCATTCAAGATTTTTCTTATATGTTTCTCTTTAGCCCTTCTCTAAACACAATATTTCCGATTATACGCTCAATTTTTCATATCGTTTACAGTCAATGCCACCTTTTTCATATTTCTTATAGTATCCATAGCTGCAATAATATTCATAATAAATATTACTCCAACTTCCATCGTATTCTTGATCTCCATTTCCTTCACATAGACAATGTATACAACTTTTACATTTTTCTTTTGGTTCGTTATATTCTTCCATTTCTTTCTCCCTTCACAAAATTAATTATTTGCCTTTAACTTAAAACATCCCTTAACGCTTTAGTGGGTACAACATAAACCGGCATAAGATTTATGTTATCTTTATGGTTTTCTGGTTTACTTATAAAAACAAAATGGTATCTCCTTCATCTGAAATATTACGTTGTAGTGTTACTTCGCCATGTACAATCTCCATATTTCTGCAACCTTTTTTGATTCTTCCATAAGCACCATTAGTTACAACTTCCTTACCTTCTACAAATTTATTCATCTTTTTTCTCCCTTCACTAAATCATATCTTTAATCTTCAAATAAGCTATGTTATAATATTTAAGTTATTAGGAGGAGTTTCATTGCTTATTTTTATGAAGACACACAAGATTGAATTAATTTTAATACTGATATACATAACACTTCTTTCTATGAGTACCTATCCATTTTCTATTAGGTTGCTTACTTTTATCTCTTTTATGGATTACTTTTATATCTACCCCAATAGAAAATGCAATAAAATTTATAAGGTAATTAATATATGCTTAATTTTGCTTGCAATAATATTATCTATATATAGTATTCTAAACTAATATTTAGTCTATATTTCCAATTTATATTGACATATTGCTGTTCCTAATCGTTTTTGTGATATGTCTTTATAGTCATTATTCAATTCAAATCCTATGTAATTACGATTGTTTTCCCATGCAACTAACGCAGTTGTTCCGGATCCCATGAACGGGTCTAATACTATTCCGTTTTTAGGACATCCAGCGAATACACATGGTTCAATTAGCTTTTCAGGGAAAGTTGCGAAATGTGCTTGTTTAAACTGGCTAGTTGATACGGTCCATACAGTTCTTTTGTTGCGCACACCATTTTCATTTACTGCATTACCATGGCTTTCTCTTTCTGAAGTAGAGGAATTATTAAATGATTGTCCCTTAGTATAGCTGCCGCCACCTCTAAATGTTTTTGAATTTCCTTTTCCTATTACAGCTTTCATCGCTCCATTTCTTTTACTTCCACCATTAGCTCTGTCACTGCCTTTTTGATTTTCAATGTCTTGTGATAATCTTTGAATTGTAGATGCGGCTATAGGTTCCATAATTGATTGATAGTCATAATAGTACTTTCTTGACTTCGATAAAAGAAATATATACTCATGTGCTTTGGTTGGTCTATCCTTTGCACTTTCAGGCATGCAATTTGATTTACTCCATATGATATCAGATCTTAAATACCATCCATCATCCTGGAGTGCAAAAGCAATTCTCCATGGTATACCTATTAAGTCTTTAGGTTTTAGGTTTATCTTCTTTAATTCTTGAATTTTCTCATACCTACCACCTTTGGGGTTATGCTGCTGCTGTTGATAGAATACTGGATTTAATACTGCCTTTTTTCTATCTCCACCAGTACCAACATAGCTATCACCTAGATTAAGCCAAACTGTACCATCTTTCTTTAGAACTCTTTTTATTTCTCTAAATACTTGGACCATATTTTCTATGTATTTTTGCAAGGTATCTTCTAATCCTATTTGACCATCA
The window above is part of the Vallitalea guaymasensis genome. Proteins encoded here:
- a CDS encoding tyrosine-type recombinase/integrase, with translation MSKKKPAKPIPEESYDRFKYRLEEKSSKFKERNITLFLLGVATGYRMQDLVCLTVGDIRVSLENGFFEIQESKQIKAWRTHKFKHPNSTQKEPKPRKHEIVPSLEVILKKFVQGRKASEYAFISNKGKGSQYIGEDSFSDILKEVANEPDINLKQITGHSLRKTYARRIYDATGSLEHVRIALGHKSIEVTKIYLGLEDEAKESAAKIAGSRL
- a CDS encoding DNA-methyltransferase, which gives rise to MLEINKIYNMDCRKGLKLIDDNSIDCCITSPPYWGLRDYGVDGQIGLEDTLQKYIENMVQVFREIKRVLKKDGTVWLNLGDSYVGTGGDRKKAVLNPVFYQQQQHNPKGGRYEKIQELKKINLKPKDLIGIPWRIAFALQDDGWYLRSDIIWSKSNCMPESAKDRPTKAHEYIFLLSKSRKYYYDYQSIMEPIAASTIQRLSQDIENQKGSDRANGGSKRNGAMKAVIGKGNSKTFRGGGSYTKGQSFNNSSTSERESHGNAVNENGVRNKRTVWTVSTSQFKQAHFATFPEKLIEPCVFAGCPKNGIVLDPFMGSGTTALVAWENNRNYIGFELNNDYKDISQKRLGTAICQYKLEI